One stretch of Flavobacterium sp. 9 DNA includes these proteins:
- a CDS encoding APC family permease, translated as MKEIVHKKLNQLQATAICGNDISSSCLYVSALTILYAGQYAWISLLIVAAVLFLFRRIYGEVVGAIPLNGGAYNVLLNTSTKRLASLAATLTVLSYMATAVISASEGMHYLHGIFETLNVTIATVVVLVLFTGLAILGIGESAFVAVIIFITHIATLSLLVLASLWFILNNGLETFHINWETPIAYGNIKTALFLGFSAAMLGISGFESSANFVEEQEHGVFPKTLRNMWAIVSFFNPVIAILLISVIPLTEVGANKESLLAHLGQTTGGSWLAWLISIDAVLVLCGAVLTSFVGVSGLLNRMTLDRILPNYFLKKNKRGSHYRIVISFLILCISVLFATRGHLESLAGVYTFSFLAVMALFGIGNLLLKFKRSKLPRPERARGIAVVVAVSFIIAAFIGNMKLNINAFYTFLKYMVPSLIFIGIMLNRVILIRLMIQALEYFYQPLRRFVIVSNRYLQKMSVEINSQEFVFFTKGDDIAILNKVLQYVENNETTKKLKIVHVKNDSSNNEALIKDLEVLDRAYDDIDIEYLEIQGVFGPEIIDELSQKWKIPKNFMFIGSPGNKFSYRVSDLGGVRLIM; from the coding sequence ATGAAAGAAATTGTACACAAAAAATTAAATCAATTACAAGCAACAGCAATTTGCGGAAACGACATAAGCTCTTCCTGTTTATACGTTTCAGCGCTAACGATTCTATATGCAGGTCAATATGCCTGGATTTCATTACTAATTGTTGCGGCAGTTTTATTTCTTTTCAGACGAATTTATGGCGAAGTTGTTGGCGCAATCCCTTTAAATGGTGGTGCTTACAATGTTTTATTAAACACTTCAACCAAACGATTAGCATCTCTGGCGGCAACATTAACCGTTTTGTCTTATATGGCAACCGCAGTAATTTCGGCCTCAGAAGGAATGCATTATTTACACGGAATTTTCGAAACCTTAAATGTAACCATCGCAACAGTTGTAGTTTTGGTATTATTTACCGGACTTGCTATTTTAGGAATCGGAGAATCTGCATTTGTAGCCGTAATTATTTTTATCACACATATTGCAACTTTATCTCTACTCGTTTTAGCTTCGCTATGGTTTATTTTAAATAATGGATTAGAAACTTTTCATATCAATTGGGAAACCCCAATTGCCTACGGAAATATAAAAACAGCCCTTTTTCTAGGATTTTCTGCTGCCATGCTTGGGATTTCAGGTTTCGAAAGTTCTGCCAATTTTGTTGAAGAACAAGAACACGGCGTTTTTCCAAAAACATTGCGAAATATGTGGGCAATCGTAAGTTTCTTTAATCCTGTAATTGCGATTTTATTAATTAGCGTAATTCCATTAACTGAAGTTGGCGCCAATAAAGAATCCCTTTTAGCACATTTAGGACAAACAACTGGAGGATCCTGGCTCGCTTGGTTAATTTCTATAGATGCGGTTTTAGTTTTATGCGGAGCCGTATTGACCTCATTTGTTGGAGTTTCCGGATTATTGAACCGTATGACTTTAGATCGAATTCTACCAAATTATTTTCTGAAGAAAAACAAAAGAGGATCACATTATAGAATTGTAATAAGCTTTCTTATTTTATGTATATCGGTGCTTTTTGCGACAAGAGGGCATTTAGAATCATTAGCAGGAGTTTATACATTTTCCTTTTTGGCAGTAATGGCATTATTCGGGATTGGAAATTTATTACTGAAATTCAAACGAAGCAAATTACCAAGACCAGAACGCGCACGCGGAATCGCAGTTGTAGTTGCAGTTTCATTTATTATCGCCGCTTTCATTGGAAATATGAAACTCAACATCAACGCATTTTATACCTTTTTGAAATATATGGTGCCGTCGTTGATTTTTATCGGAATCATGCTCAATCGCGTCATTCTGATAAGACTCATGATCCAGGCTTTAGAATATTTCTATCAGCCACTCCGAAGATTCGTTATCGTCAGTAATCGATATTTGCAAAAAATGAGCGTTGAGATTAATTCGCAGGAATTTGTCTTTTTTACCAAAGGCGATGATATTGCAATTCTCAATAAAGTACTTCAATATGTTGAAAATAATGAAACTACCAAAAAACTAAAAATTGTCCATGTAAAAAATGATTCCTCAAATAACGAAGCCTTAATAAAAGACCTCGAAGTTTTAGATCGAGCTTACGACGACATCGATATTGAATATCTCGAAATTCAAGGCGTTTTTGGTCCCGAAATTATAGACGAACTTTCTCAAAAGTGGAAAATCCCAAAAAACTTTATGTTCATAGGCTCTCCCGGAAATAAATTCTCTTACAGAGTTTCAGATCTTGGTGGCGTTCGCTTGATTATGTAA
- a CDS encoding NAD(P)H-dependent oxidoreductase, with translation MEKQKKVLLINTHLTYPNWTEGKLNNSFMEVAKHFFETRNYEVLETKVENGYNADEEVEKHLSADIVIVQTPVNWFGAPWIYKKYTDEVFNSGLHSQKFLLGDGRTREDLTKQYGSGGKLHGKKFMISATWNAPEEAFGNPSQDFMQGKTTSDLFLNISSSYRFCGCDISPDYNCFDIFKGGTIENDLENYPKHLAKVFNL, from the coding sequence ATGGAAAAACAAAAGAAAGTATTATTGATCAATACACATCTAACTTACCCAAATTGGACGGAAGGAAAATTAAACAATTCTTTTATGGAAGTTGCAAAACATTTTTTTGAAACTAGAAATTATGAAGTTCTGGAAACAAAAGTTGAGAATGGATACAATGCCGATGAAGAAGTTGAAAAACATTTAAGCGCCGATATTGTCATTGTGCAAACGCCTGTAAATTGGTTTGGCGCACCGTGGATTTACAAAAAATATACTGACGAAGTTTTTAATAGCGGATTACACAGTCAAAAATTCCTTTTGGGTGACGGAAGAACGCGCGAAGATTTGACAAAGCAATACGGAAGCGGTGGAAAATTACACGGAAAGAAGTTTATGATTTCTGCAACCTGGAATGCTCCAGAGGAAGCTTTCGGAAATCCATCTCAAGATTTTATGCAAGGTAAAACAACATCAGATTTGTTTTTGAATATTTCAAGTAGTTATCGTTTTTGTGGTTGTGATATTTCTCCGGATTATAATTGTTTTGATATTTTTAAAGGAGGAACGATAGAAAATGATCTTGAAAATTATCCTAAGCATTTAGCTAAGGTTTTTAATTTATAA